One genomic window of Pseudomonas sp. LFM046 includes the following:
- a CDS encoding LysR family transcriptional regulator codes for MDLSSLEIFRAVALEHSVTRAAQRLQRAQSNVTTRIRQLEEALGVPLFLRDGKRMTLTDRGQTFLDYSERLMALADEARQAMHPQQPGGRLRLGSMESTAASRLPGPLSQFHGQCPDVELEVSTGTSQALVEGVLARRLDCALVAWPEGKATWQEEVAALGLEALPVFEEELLLVLPASHPPVKSAADVQVNGLAGFAEGCTYRQIAENWLSADGRTPPKVQQVGSYHAILACVAAGSSVGVLPRSVLELQREPPRLGQLPLMRVVTLLVWRQGYATASFEAFREVLHSAN; via the coding sequence ATGGATCTATCCAGCCTGGAGATCTTCCGCGCGGTCGCGCTGGAACACAGCGTGACCCGTGCGGCCCAGCGCCTGCAGCGGGCGCAATCCAACGTCACCACGCGAATTCGCCAGTTGGAGGAAGCGCTGGGCGTCCCGCTCTTTCTCCGCGATGGCAAACGCATGACCCTCACCGACAGAGGGCAGACCTTCCTCGACTACAGCGAACGCCTGATGGCCCTGGCCGACGAAGCCCGCCAGGCAATGCACCCGCAACAGCCGGGTGGGCGCCTGCGCCTGGGCAGCATGGAGAGCACCGCAGCCAGTCGCCTTCCCGGCCCGCTTTCGCAATTCCACGGCCAGTGTCCCGATGTGGAACTGGAGGTGAGCACGGGCACCAGCCAGGCGCTGGTGGAGGGTGTACTCGCCCGTCGCCTGGATTGCGCCCTGGTGGCCTGGCCCGAGGGCAAGGCCACCTGGCAGGAGGAAGTCGCTGCCCTTGGGCTGGAGGCCCTGCCAGTGTTCGAGGAGGAGTTGCTGCTGGTGCTGCCTGCCAGCCATCCGCCCGTGAAAAGCGCCGCCGATGTCCAGGTGAACGGCCTGGCAGGCTTCGCCGAGGGCTGCACCTACCGGCAGATCGCCGAGAACTGGCTATCCGCCGACGGACGCACACCACCGAAAGTGCAGCAGGTGGGTTCCTACCACGCCATCCTCGCCTGCGTGGCGGCCGGCTCCAGCGTCGGCGTCCTGCCGCGCTCGGTGCTGGAACTGCAGCGCGAGCCACCCCGCCTCGGCCAATTGCCGCTGATGCGGGTGGTGACCCTGCTGGTCTGGCGTCAGGGCTACGCGACCGCCTCCTTCGAGGCATTCCGCGAGGTACTGCACAGCGCCAACTGA
- a CDS encoding SDR family oxidoreductase has product MQGTNRTVVITGASSGIGLGLAQAYLARGFNVVGSARSEERLAAAAEQLGNPANFIGVAGDIARPDTAKRLFDRAIERFGQVDVLVNNAGIFIPSPITDYSEEDLESMLGTNLKGVVYASQEAARHMIPRRQGHIITITASVGIQPNRDVPASLPTLIKGGLNQFTRALALELSPHDIKVNAVAPGIIETPMHDPSIRDFLNGLQPVGHIGQVQDIADAVLYLSDASFTTGVVLPVDGGMSTGTW; this is encoded by the coding sequence ATGCAAGGCACCAACAGAACTGTCGTGATCACGGGCGCTTCCAGCGGCATCGGACTTGGCCTGGCCCAGGCCTACCTGGCACGCGGCTTCAACGTCGTCGGCTCGGCCCGCAGTGAAGAACGCCTGGCAGCCGCCGCCGAACAACTGGGCAATCCCGCCAACTTCATCGGCGTGGCAGGCGATATCGCCAGACCGGACACCGCCAAGCGTCTGTTCGACCGCGCCATCGAGCGTTTCGGCCAGGTCGATGTGCTGGTGAACAACGCGGGCATCTTCATTCCCAGCCCGATCACCGACTACAGCGAAGAGGACCTGGAGTCGATGCTCGGCACCAACCTCAAGGGCGTGGTCTACGCCTCCCAGGAAGCAGCCCGACACATGATTCCGCGTCGCCAGGGGCACATCATCACCATCACCGCGTCTGTCGGCATTCAGCCTAACCGGGACGTACCGGCTTCGTTGCCGACCCTGATCAAGGGCGGCCTGAACCAGTTCACCCGTGCCCTGGCCCTGGAATTGTCGCCCCATGACATCAAGGTCAACGCCGTGGCCCCCGGCATCATCGAGACACCGATGCACGATCCGTCGATCCGCGACTTCCTCAATGGCCTGCAGCCGGTAGGCCATATCGGCCAGGTCCAGGACATCGCCGACGCGGTGCTCTACCTCTCGGACGCCAGCTTCACCACCGGCGTGGTACTGCCGGTTGACGGCGGCATGAGCACCGGCACCTGGTAA
- a CDS encoding VOC family protein: protein MSKRINTITPCLWFDDQAEAAANFYVGIFPNSKINAISRYGEAGKEVHGKEAGSVLTVEFELDGQTFTALNGGPVFSLTEAVSFQINCETQDEVDFYWDRLSAGGDKNAQQCGWLKDRFGLSWQVVPSVLMAMMLDPDTAKSQRAFTAMLKMQKLDIATLKKAYDG, encoded by the coding sequence ATGAGCAAACGGATCAACACCATCACCCCATGCCTGTGGTTCGACGACCAGGCCGAAGCCGCCGCCAACTTCTACGTCGGCATCTTTCCAAACTCGAAGATCAACGCCATCAGCCGCTACGGCGAGGCGGGCAAGGAGGTTCATGGCAAGGAAGCGGGCTCGGTGCTGACCGTCGAGTTCGAGCTGGACGGCCAGACCTTCACCGCCCTGAACGGCGGGCCGGTCTTCAGCCTGACCGAGGCGGTGTCCTTCCAGATCAACTGCGAGACCCAGGACGAAGTGGACTTTTACTGGGACCGGCTTTCCGCCGGAGGGGACAAGAACGCCCAGCAATGTGGGTGGCTCAAGGACAGGTTCGGCCTGTCCTGGCAGGTAGTGCCCAGCGTGCTGATGGCCATGATGCTCGACCCGGACACCGCGAAGTCCCAGCGCGCCTTCACCGCGATGCTGAAGATGCAAAAACTGGATATCGCCACGCTGAAGAAGGCCTACGACGGCTGA
- the gorA gene encoding glutathione-disulfide reductase produces MAYDFDLFVIGAGSGGVRAARFAAGFGARVAIAESRYLGGTCVNVGCVPKKLLVYGAHFADDFEQAQGFGWSLGDAGFDWATLIANKNREIHRLNGIYRNLLVNSGVTLLEGHAKLVDPHTVEVAGQRCTAKHILVATGGWPQIPDIPGREHAISSNEAFFLKQLPKRVLVVGGGYIAVEFASIFHGLGAQTTLIYRRELFLRGFDSAVRNHLRDELGKKGMNLQFNADIASIEKQPDGTLLATLKDGRHLETDCVFYATGRRPMLDNLGLENTSVELDERGFIKVDDQYQTTEPSILALGDVIGRVQLTPVALAEGMAVARRLFKPEEYRAVDYEHIPTAVFSLPNIGTVGLTEEQARAKGHKVTIFESRFRPMKLTLTENQERTLMKLVVDADTDRVLGCHMVGPEAGEIVQGLAVAIKAGATKRIFDETIGVHPTAAEEFVTMRTPVGA; encoded by the coding sequence ATGGCTTACGACTTCGATCTTTTCGTCATCGGTGCCGGTTCCGGCGGTGTGCGTGCGGCGCGCTTTGCGGCCGGCTTCGGGGCCCGCGTGGCCATCGCCGAAAGCCGCTACCTGGGCGGCACCTGCGTCAACGTCGGCTGCGTGCCGAAGAAGCTGCTGGTCTACGGTGCGCACTTCGCAGATGACTTCGAGCAGGCGCAAGGTTTCGGCTGGTCCCTGGGCGATGCCGGCTTCGACTGGGCGACCCTGATCGCCAACAAGAACCGCGAAATCCACCGCCTCAACGGCATCTACCGCAACCTGCTGGTGAACAGTGGCGTCACCCTGCTGGAAGGCCACGCGAAGCTGGTGGACCCGCACACGGTTGAAGTCGCCGGCCAGCGCTGCACGGCCAAGCACATCCTCGTCGCCACGGGCGGCTGGCCGCAGATTCCCGATATCCCGGGCCGCGAGCATGCCATCAGCTCCAACGAGGCCTTCTTCCTCAAACAGCTGCCCAAGCGTGTGCTGGTGGTGGGCGGCGGCTACATCGCCGTCGAGTTCGCCTCCATCTTCCATGGCCTGGGTGCCCAGACCACGCTGATTTATCGCCGTGAGCTGTTCCTGCGCGGCTTCGACAGCGCCGTGCGCAACCACCTGCGCGATGAGCTGGGCAAGAAAGGCATGAACCTGCAGTTCAACGCCGACATCGCCAGTATCGAAAAGCAGCCCGACGGCACCCTGCTGGCCACCCTCAAGGATGGTCGCCACCTGGAAACCGACTGCGTCTTCTACGCCACCGGCCGCCGCCCCATGCTCGATAACCTCGGCCTGGAGAACACCAGCGTCGAACTGGACGAGCGCGGCTTCATCAAGGTGGACGACCAGTACCAGACCACCGAGCCCTCGATCCTCGCCCTGGGTGATGTGATCGGCCGCGTCCAGCTCACCCCGGTGGCCCTGGCCGAAGGCATGGCCGTCGCCCGGCGCCTGTTCAAGCCGGAGGAATACCGCGCGGTGGATTACGAGCACATTCCCACCGCCGTATTCAGCCTGCCGAACATCGGCACTGTTGGCCTGACCGAGGAGCAGGCCCGCGCCAAGGGCCACAAGGTGACGATCTTCGAAAGCCGCTTCCGTCCCATGAAGTTGACCCTGACCGAGAACCAGGAGCGCACCCTCATGAAGCTGGTGGTGGATGCCGACACCGACCGCGTCCTCGGCTGCCATATGGTGGGCCCGGAGGCGGGCGAGATCGTCCAGGGTCTGGCCGTGGCAATCAAGGCCGGCGCCACCAAACGCATCTTCGACGAAACCATCGGCGTGCATCCCACGGCCGCTGAGGAGTTCGTCACCATGCGTACCCCGGTTGGTGCCTGA
- a CDS encoding 4-oxalocrotonate tautomerase family protein has product MPFVSVRITRDGVTREQKAQVIAEITETLQRVLGKRPDLTHIVIEEVDTDNWGYSGITTTEYRRQQPG; this is encoded by the coding sequence ATGCCTTTCGTCAGCGTACGCATTACCCGCGATGGCGTGACCCGCGAGCAGAAAGCCCAGGTCATCGCCGAAATCACCGAGACCCTGCAACGGGTCCTGGGCAAACGCCCGGACCTGACCCACATCGTGATCGAAGAAGTCGACACCGATAACTGGGGCTACTCCGGGATCACCACGACCGAATACCGCCGGCAGCAACCTGGCTGA
- a CDS encoding VOC family protein yields MRPTLTHVALHVPELESCIRFYEDFCGMRVIHERCAKGSKIVWMAEPGKEHRFIFVIMPGGQDRHLAPDDYSHFGFAVDSRERVDAIAVQAEAVGCLIWPPRDEPYPVGYYCGLRDPAGNYVEFSYGQPLGPGSEAMPIP; encoded by the coding sequence ATGCGCCCCACCCTCACCCATGTGGCCCTGCATGTGCCGGAACTGGAGTCGTGCATCCGTTTCTACGAAGACTTCTGCGGCATGCGGGTGATCCACGAGCGTTGCGCCAAAGGTTCGAAGATCGTCTGGATGGCGGAACCCGGCAAGGAGCACCGGTTCATCTTCGTCATCATGCCCGGCGGCCAGGACCGCCATCTCGCCCCCGATGACTACAGCCACTTCGGCTTCGCCGTGGACAGCCGCGAACGGGTGGATGCCATCGCCGTCCAGGCCGAGGCCGTCGGCTGCCTGATCTGGCCACCGCGGGACGAGCCTTATCCGGTGGGTTACTACTGCGGCCTGCGCGACCCGGCGGGCAACTATGTCGAGTTCAGCTACGGCCAACCGCTGGGGCCGGGGTCGGAGGCCATGCCGATTCCGTAG
- a CDS encoding nitronate monooxygenase — MSITHLLGIEHPIIQAPMVGVSTPALAAAVSNAGALGSIGIGASTPAQARAMIAETRALTDRPFNVNLFCHRPARADAQREAAWLDFLRPLFAEFGAEPPAAIREIYKSFLDDPDMLQMLLEERPAVVSFHFGLPPRAWIDALKTAGIGLLASATTLEEARLVEDAGVDAIVAQGVEAGGHRGVFEPEKGDAGIGTLALVRLIARHCHLPVIAAGGIMDGQGIGAAMMLGAQGAQLGTAFVPSLESSANAAYRAALKSERAHHTRITAAISGRAARGMVNRLWADLDTPDAPTLPDYPTTYDAAKALHAAASAKGCNDFAVQWAGQGAPLAREMPAAELVKLLVQEMKG; from the coding sequence ATGTCCATCACCCACCTGCTCGGTATCGAGCACCCGATCATCCAGGCCCCCATGGTGGGCGTTTCCACACCGGCCCTGGCGGCTGCCGTGTCCAATGCGGGGGCCCTGGGGTCCATCGGCATCGGTGCGAGCACCCCGGCTCAGGCTCGCGCCATGATCGCGGAAACCCGTGCCCTGACCGATCGGCCCTTCAATGTGAACCTCTTCTGTCACCGTCCAGCCCGCGCTGACGCCCAGCGCGAGGCGGCTTGGCTGGACTTCCTGCGGCCCCTGTTCGCCGAGTTCGGCGCCGAGCCGCCGGCCGCCATTCGCGAGATCTACAAGAGCTTTCTCGATGACCCGGACATGCTGCAGATGCTGCTGGAGGAGCGCCCGGCGGTGGTGAGCTTCCATTTCGGGTTGCCGCCGAGAGCGTGGATCGATGCCCTGAAGACTGCCGGCATTGGCCTGCTGGCCAGTGCCACCACGCTGGAAGAAGCCCGTTTGGTAGAAGACGCCGGCGTGGACGCGATTGTCGCCCAGGGCGTGGAAGCCGGCGGTCACCGCGGCGTCTTCGAGCCGGAGAAGGGGGATGCCGGCATCGGCACCCTGGCGCTGGTGCGCCTGATCGCTCGCCACTGCCACCTGCCGGTGATCGCCGCCGGCGGCATCATGGATGGGCAGGGCATTGGTGCCGCGATGATGCTGGGCGCGCAGGGCGCACAACTGGGAACGGCGTTCGTCCCCAGCCTGGAGTCTTCCGCCAATGCCGCCTACCGCGCCGCCCTCAAGAGCGAGCGTGCCCACCACACCCGTATCACCGCCGCCATCTCCGGCCGCGCGGCGCGGGGAATGGTCAACCGTCTGTGGGCTGATCTGGACACTCCGGATGCACCGACGCTGCCGGACTACCCAACGACCTACGACGCCGCCAAGGCCTTGCACGCCGCCGCCAGCGCCAAGGGCTGCAACGACTTCGCCGTGCAGTGGGCTGGCCAGGGCGCGCCGCTGGCGCGTGAGATGCCGGCCGCCGAACTGGTGAAGCTGCTGGTGCAGGAAATGAAGGGCTGA
- a CDS encoding iron-containing alcohol dehydrogenase, whose translation MDASKFRMNWNYPTSVRVGVGRIAELNLACRELGMQAPLLVTDPGLAALPMIESALRQCRDAGLKAGLFHQIKGNPTGPNVMDGVAAFKARGHDGVIAFGGGSALDAGKAIALMVGQDRPLWDFEDVGDNASRVNVAGMAPVVAVPTTAGTGSEVGRAAVITDDQAHIKRIIFHARMLPAIVILDPELTVGLPPKITAATGMDALSHSLEAYCSPLYHPMAEGIALEGMRLVKDYLPRATSRGGDVEARLQMLVASSMGATAFQRGLGAMHALAHPLGALYDAHHGLLNAVLMPYVLQANRAYIEGPMARLARYLGLPQAGFAGVLDWVVNLRSELDIPHSLGDIGIDDARIEQVGRMAEVDPSAGTNPVPYDAKTYSRIFEKALHGRL comes from the coding sequence ATGGACGCGAGCAAATTCCGCATGAACTGGAACTATCCGACCTCGGTGCGGGTGGGCGTCGGCCGCATCGCCGAGCTGAACCTGGCCTGCCGCGAACTGGGCATGCAGGCGCCGCTGCTGGTGACCGACCCGGGTCTCGCCGCGTTGCCGATGATCGAGTCGGCCCTGCGCCAATGCCGCGATGCCGGGCTCAAGGCGGGGCTGTTCCACCAGATCAAGGGCAACCCGACCGGGCCGAACGTGATGGACGGTGTGGCGGCCTTCAAGGCGCGTGGCCACGACGGTGTGATCGCCTTCGGCGGCGGCTCGGCGCTGGATGCCGGCAAGGCCATTGCGCTGATGGTCGGGCAGGACCGCCCGCTCTGGGATTTCGAAGACGTCGGTGACAATGCCTCGCGGGTGAACGTCGCCGGGATGGCGCCGGTAGTTGCGGTGCCCACCACGGCCGGTACCGGTTCGGAAGTGGGGCGTGCAGCGGTCATCACCGACGATCAGGCGCACATCAAACGCATCATCTTCCATGCGCGGATGCTCCCCGCCATCGTCATCCTCGACCCTGAACTCACCGTCGGCCTGCCGCCAAAGATCACTGCTGCCACCGGAATGGACGCGCTGTCCCACAGCCTGGAAGCCTACTGTTCGCCGCTCTACCACCCCATGGCCGAAGGGATTGCGCTGGAGGGCATGCGCCTGGTCAAGGACTACCTGCCGCGCGCCACCAGCAGGGGCGGGGACGTGGAAGCCCGGCTGCAGATGCTGGTGGCTTCCAGCATGGGGGCTACCGCTTTCCAGCGTGGCCTTGGCGCCATGCATGCACTGGCCCACCCCCTGGGGGCGCTTTACGACGCTCACCACGGCTTGCTCAATGCCGTGCTCATGCCCTACGTGCTGCAGGCCAACCGCGCCTACATCGAAGGGCCGATGGCACGCCTGGCGCGTTACCTCGGTCTGCCTCAGGCAGGCTTCGCCGGGGTGCTCGACTGGGTGGTGAACCTGCGCAGCGAACTGGACATCCCCCACAGCCTGGGGGATATCGGCATCGACGATGCGCGCATAGAACAGGTCGGGCGCATGGCCGAGGTCGATCCGTCGGCCGGTACCAATCCGGTCCCGTACGACGCGAAGACCTACAGCCGCATCTTCGAGAAGGCGCTCCACGGTCGGCTCTGA
- a CDS encoding GFA family protein, whose amino-acid sequence MTESFKAVGGCRCDDNPVRYQYTSRPLEVHYCLCTDCTDICGGAMAIIAVVELKSFTITANADKLKCYHSKATCHRYFCSECGCHMYLHVDGAPDVELVHVPTLDRDSDPGGKPDRYVFVRSKHPLLTLPDDGLPRHEGWADSGEPVAWQAG is encoded by the coding sequence ATGACCGAGTCATTCAAGGCGGTCGGCGGCTGCCGCTGTGACGATAACCCCGTGCGCTACCAATACACCTCGCGGCCCTTGGAAGTGCATTACTGCCTGTGCACCGACTGCACCGATATCTGCGGCGGCGCCATGGCCATCATCGCGGTGGTGGAGCTGAAGTCCTTCACGATCACCGCCAACGCCGACAAGCTGAAGTGCTACCACTCCAAGGCGACCTGCCACCGTTACTTCTGCTCCGAGTGCGGCTGCCACATGTACCTGCACGTGGACGGTGCCCCTGACGTCGAGCTGGTGCACGTCCCCACCCTGGACCGCGACTCCGACCCGGGCGGCAAACCCGACCGCTACGTCTTCGTGCGCTCAAAACACCCGCTCCTGACCTTGCCGGACGACGGCCTGCCACGTCACGAGGGCTGGGCCGACAGCGGTGAGCCGGTAGCCTGGCAGGCTGGATAA
- a CDS encoding trimeric intracellular cation channel family protein, with product MTQLFYLSDLFGVAVFAITGALMAGRKSMDLFGVLVIAVITALGGGTLRDVILGNHPVSWIRDDTYILVASLAAVGTVLWVRLTRPINETGLLLADAFGLAVFTVYGTQVALQHHLEPGTAVIMGVITAVGGGVLRDIICNEVPLIFQKEIYAIACIAGSLVFIGLREVALPDWLGTAVAMLVVLLIRLAAIHWRLSLPRFHLLDRE from the coding sequence ATGACGCAGCTCTTCTACCTTTCCGACTTGTTCGGCGTGGCGGTCTTCGCCATCACCGGTGCGCTGATGGCGGGGCGCAAATCCATGGACCTGTTCGGCGTGCTGGTCATCGCCGTCATCACCGCGTTGGGCGGCGGCACCCTGCGTGACGTCATCCTCGGCAACCACCCGGTGAGCTGGATCAGGGATGACACCTACATTCTTGTGGCGTCCCTGGCCGCCGTGGGCACGGTGCTCTGGGTACGCCTGACCCGGCCCATCAACGAAACCGGCCTGCTGCTGGCGGATGCCTTCGGCCTCGCCGTATTCACCGTCTACGGCACCCAGGTTGCGCTGCAGCACCATCTGGAACCGGGCACCGCGGTGATCATGGGTGTGATCACCGCGGTCGGCGGCGGCGTCCTGCGGGACATCATCTGCAACGAAGTGCCGCTGATCTTTCAGAAGGAGATCTACGCCATCGCCTGCATCGCGGGTTCCCTGGTTTTCATCGGCCTGCGCGAGGTGGCGCTGCCAGACTGGCTGGGCACTGCCGTGGCCATGCTGGTGGTGCTGTTGATCCGGCTGGCGGCCATCCACTGGAGACTCTCACTGCCGCGCTTCCACCTGCTGGACCGGGAGTGA
- a CDS encoding aldehyde dehydrogenase family protein has protein sequence MSKLLQTLSPIDGSVYVERPWASSAEVAAALERAEVARNTWKATPVAERVAIARRAIAAFAAREAQLAEELSWMMGRPIRYAPGEIRGFVERASYMADIAEEALADIRLPDKPGFTRLIRREPLGLALVIAPWNYPYLTAVNAVVPALLAGNCVLLKHSAQTPLCAERMVEAFAEAGLPPGVLQYLHLTHADTERLIQAEPVRHVAFTGSVAGGAMVERAAAGRFISSGLELGGKDPAYVRADANLAHAVETAIDGAFFNSGQSCCGIERIYVHADLFDAFVEQAVALVGAYRLGRSDDPETTLGPLVRAEAADFVRAQVREAVGQGARAHLDPAAFPLEKTGSAYLAPQVLTGVHHGMRVMSEESFGPVVGIQKVRNDEEALALMNDSSYGLTAAIFSQDEASALALADRVEAGTVFLNRCDYLDPALAWTGVKQSGRGCSLSRVGYEHLTRPKSFHFKTQL, from the coding sequence ATGAGCAAGCTGCTGCAGACCCTTTCGCCCATCGATGGCTCGGTCTATGTCGAGCGGCCCTGGGCCTCGTCCGCAGAGGTCGCGGCAGCACTGGAGCGAGCCGAAGTCGCACGTAACACCTGGAAGGCCACGCCGGTGGCCGAGCGCGTCGCCATCGCCCGCCGAGCCATTGCCGCTTTCGCCGCGCGCGAGGCGCAGCTGGCCGAGGAGCTCAGCTGGATGATGGGGCGGCCGATCCGTTACGCACCGGGGGAGATTCGCGGCTTCGTCGAACGCGCCAGCTACATGGCGGATATCGCCGAAGAAGCCCTGGCAGATATCCGACTGCCGGACAAACCGGGCTTCACCCGCCTGATCCGCCGCGAACCCCTGGGGCTTGCGCTGGTCATCGCGCCCTGGAACTACCCCTACCTGACGGCGGTGAATGCCGTTGTCCCGGCTTTGCTGGCGGGCAATTGCGTGTTGCTCAAACACTCGGCCCAGACGCCGCTCTGCGCTGAACGCATGGTGGAGGCTTTCGCCGAAGCCGGCCTGCCGCCGGGCGTGTTGCAGTACCTGCACCTGACCCATGCCGACACGGAGCGGCTGATCCAGGCCGAACCGGTCCGGCACGTGGCCTTTACCGGCTCGGTGGCAGGCGGCGCCATGGTGGAGCGCGCCGCCGCCGGACGCTTCATCAGTTCAGGATTGGAGCTGGGCGGCAAGGACCCGGCCTATGTGCGCGCCGACGCCAATCTCGCCCACGCCGTGGAAACCGCCATCGATGGTGCCTTCTTCAATAGCGGGCAGTCCTGCTGTGGCATCGAGCGCATCTACGTGCACGCCGATCTCTTTGATGCCTTCGTCGAACAGGCCGTGGCCCTGGTGGGTGCGTATCGCCTGGGCCGTTCCGACGACCCGGAGACCACCCTCGGCCCGCTGGTCCGCGCCGAGGCGGCGGACTTCGTCCGTGCCCAGGTGAGGGAGGCTGTGGGGCAGGGCGCCAGGGCGCATCTGGACCCGGCCGCCTTCCCGCTGGAGAAGACCGGCAGCGCCTACTTGGCGCCCCAGGTGCTCACCGGCGTGCACCACGGCATGCGCGTCATGAGCGAGGAATCCTTCGGCCCGGTGGTGGGCATCCAGAAGGTTCGCAACGACGAGGAAGCCCTGGCGCTGATGAATGACAGCTCCTACGGCCTGACCGCCGCCATCTTCAGCCAGGACGAGGCCAGCGCCCTGGCACTGGCGGACCGGGTGGAGGCGGGCACCGTCTTCCTCAATCGATGCGACTACCTGGACCCGGCCCTGGCCTGGACCGGCGTCAAACAGTCCGGGCGCGGCTGCAGCCTGTCGCGGGTGGGCTACGAACACCTGACCCGGCCCAAGTCCTTCCACTTCAAGACCCAGCTGTGA
- a CDS encoding dienelactone hydrolase family protein, translated as MSRVALLLALLLGAGLAQAEIKTSEMPYKGPDGTTLIGYFAYDDAIAGKRPGVVVVHEWWGLDSYIKRRARDLAALGYSALAIDMYGDGKNTEHPAEAQAFMQAAMSSAPAAKGRFLAGLDLLKAQPQTDPDKLAAIGYCLGGKVVLDMVRQGVPLAAAVSFHGPLATTTPATPGSVKAKVLVEHGAKDTLVPMSAVNAFKEEFDKAQADYRVVIQPKAKHSFTNPDADRLSHAGHGSEKGPDLGYSKVADENSWADMQALFKETLGQ; from the coding sequence ATGTCCAGAGTCGCTTTGCTGCTTGCGCTGCTCCTCGGCGCCGGTCTCGCCCAGGCCGAAATCAAGACCAGTGAAATGCCCTACAAGGGGCCGGACGGCACGACCCTCATCGGTTACTTCGCCTACGACGACGCCATTGCCGGTAAGCGTCCAGGTGTCGTGGTGGTCCACGAGTGGTGGGGCCTCGACAGCTATATCAAGCGCCGCGCCCGCGATCTGGCGGCCCTCGGCTACAGCGCACTGGCCATCGACATGTACGGCGATGGCAAGAACACCGAGCACCCGGCTGAAGCCCAGGCCTTCATGCAGGCTGCGATGTCCAGCGCCCCGGCGGCCAAGGGGCGTTTCCTCGCCGGGCTCGACCTGCTCAAGGCGCAACCCCAGACCGACCCCGACAAACTGGCTGCCATTGGCTACTGCCTTGGCGGCAAGGTGGTGCTGGACATGGTTCGCCAGGGCGTGCCCCTGGCCGCAGCGGTCAGTTTTCACGGCCCCTTGGCCACCACCACCCCGGCTACGCCCGGCAGCGTCAAGGCGAAGGTACTGGTGGAGCATGGTGCGAAGGACACCCTCGTGCCCATGTCGGCGGTAAACGCGTTCAAGGAAGAGTTCGACAAGGCCCAGGCCGACTACCGCGTGGTCATCCAGCCCAAGGCCAAGCACAGCTTCACCAACCCGGATGCCGACCGCCTCAGCCATGCCGGCCACGGCAGCGAGAAGGGCCCGGACCTCGGGTACAGCAAGGTCGCCGACGAGAACTCCTGGGCCGACATGCAGGCGCTGTTCAAGGAGACCCTCGGTCAGTAG